The Gemmatimonadaceae bacterium nucleotide sequence GGGACGCGGCGCGGCGCGAGGACGTGCTCGTGTCCACGGCGAAGCAGTTCCGGCTCCACCGCTCCTCGTTCGTGTTCCGCGACATCGACCGGTTGCCGACGCTCGCGAGTGGGAAGGTCGACTACCGTGCCCTGGGAGAGCTGCTGTGAGCCGCACGATCGAGGAACTGCTGGCGGCCCCGGTGTTCGGGTCGTCGCAGGCGGAGAAGGAGGCCACGCTCCTGCCGCTGCTGAACGCGCTGACGGCGCACCATGCCGCGCACTGCGCGCCCTACGACCGCCTGCTGGCCGGCACCGGGGCGACGCGCGTCGCGTCGCGGCTGGCGGATGTGCCCTGGCTGCCCGTGGGCCTGTTCAAGAGTCACGAGCTGGTGTCCGTGGGGGCGCCCGACGTGTTCAAGGTGATGACGTCGAGTGGCACCACCGGCCAGGCCGTGAGCCGGATCATCCTCGACCAGCGCACGGCGGACCTGCAGACGCGCGCGCTGGTGCGCATCATGACGCATGTGCTCGGGCCTGACCGGCTGCCGATGCTGGTGCTCGACACGAAGTCGATCATCCGCAACCGGACGCAGTTCGCGGCGCGCGGGGCCGGCGTGCTGGGCATGATGACCTTCGGGCGGAATGCCGTCTGGGCGCTGGACGACGAGATGGACCTGGACATCCCGGCCGTCGAGGCCTTCCTCGCGAAGCACGGGAACGCGCCGTTCCTGATGTTTGGCTTCACGTTCATGGCGTGGAAGTACTTCATCCAGCGCCTGGCGGACCGCGGGCTCGACCTGTCGCAGGGCATCCTGGTCCACAGCGGCGGCTGGAAGAAGCTGCAGGACGAGGCGGTGGACAACGCCACGTTTCGTGCCCGGCTCCAGGCCATGACGGGGCTGCACCGCATCTACAACTTCTATGGCATGGTGGAGCAGGTGGGGAGCGTCTTCCTGGAGGGCGACGACGGGTTCCTGTACCCGCCGGCCTTCGCCGACGTGATCATCCGCGACCCCGAGACGTGGGACGAGGCGCCGGTCGGCACCCCGGGGGTGATCCAGGTGCTCAGCGCCCTGCCGCACAGCTACCCGGGGCACTCGATCCTGACGGAGGACATGGGCATCGTGCATTCGGTGGATGCGAACACCACCGGGCGCGGCGGCAAGGCCTTCACCGTGATCGGGCGTGCGCCGCGCGCCGAGCTCCGCGGCTGCAGCGACGTGCACGCGTTCGCGGCCAGCACATGATCGCCCAGTCGATCGTGCCGGCCAGCGGGCCGGTGGACGTGGCCGCGACCATCGCGCGGTTCCAGGCCGACGCAGACACCTCGCTGATGCCCTTCGACGAGGGGGTGCTCGCCATCGCCGCGTCGCTGAGCCGCCGTCTCGCGACCGACGCCGAGGCCCGCACGTTCCCGGCGCTGCAGGCGCTGGCATTCTGGATGCGCAAGGCGGAGCTGCTCCGGCTGCGCGACGCGTTCCGCCGGCTGGAGGACGCCTCGAGGATCCTGGTGCCGCGTGGCACGGTGTTCCACATCCCGCCGGCAAACGTGGACACGCTCTTCGTCTACTCCTGGTTGCTCGCGGTGCTGGCGGGCAACCGGAACGTCGTCCGGCTCTCCTCGCGCATGTCACGGCAGGGCAGCCTCCTCTGCCGGATGCTGAACGAGGAGTTCCACCAGCATCGTGATGGCCTGCTGGCGCGCAACACGATCATGCTGAGTTACGGGCACGACGCCGACATCTCGGCGGCGCTGTCGGCGATCTGCGACGTGCGCGTGGTGTGGGGTGGTGATGGCACGGTGAACGCGATGCGGAAGGTGCCGCTGCCGGCCCATGCCGTCGAGATGACGTTCCCCGACCGCTACTCCTGGGCTGCGCTCCAGGTGGACGCCTTCCTGGCGCTCGACGAGGAGGCGCGCGACACGCTGGCGGACCAGTTCTACAACGACACGTTCTGGTTCGACCAGCTCGGCTGCTCGTCGCCGCGGACGGTGGTCTGGGTGGGCGAGGCGGGGCGCGGGGCGCAGGCGGCGGCGCAGTTCGGTGACGCCGTCGCCGCCCGGATCCGGGCACGTGGATACCGCGTGGACGTGGGCGCCTCGCTGGCGAAGCGGACCTTCGCATACCGCGCGGTGCTCGACCAGCCGGTGTCGCGGGTGTCATGGGTGTCGAACGAGCTCGCCGTCGCGGACCTTGCGGCGATGGCACCGATGGATCGCGGACATCCCGGCGGCGGCTTCCTCTTCCAGCGCGTGGTGCCGGACCTGTCGGAGATCGGCGGGTTGCTGTCCTCCCGCGACCAGACGCTGGCATACTTCGGATTCACACCGGACTCGATGCGCGCGTTCGCCGCGACACTCGGGTCCCGGTCGTTCGATCGCATCGTGCCGATCGGCGAGGCGCTGCGGTTCGACCGGTACTGGGATGGCTATGACCTGCTGGCGCAGTTCACGCGCCAGGTGACGATCGGATCCTCGCAGTCGTGAGCGGTGTGCCATGCGCCTGATCATCGTCGGTGCCGGCGGCTTCGGCCGCGAGGTGCTGCAGTACGTGCGTGACCGCGGCGTGGACGAGGTGGTCGGGTTCGTCGATGACCGCGCCGAGTCGGTGCTCGCGGCGCCGGGCCTGCCGCCCTGGCTCGGGTCCCTGGAGACGCATGTGCTGGATGCCGCTGCGCAGTACGTGATCGGGATCGGGAAGCCATCGGTGCGGGCGGCCATCGCCAGCCGGCTCGAGGCTGCGGGGGCGGTGTTCGGCTCCGTGGTGCATCCCACGGCCTACGTGCCGCCGACGGCCACGCTGGGCCGCGGCTGCGTGGTCGCGCCCGGGGCACATGTCGGGCCGTACGCCGTGCTCGGCGACCATGCGGTGCTCAACGTGCTGGCGAGTGTCGGGCATGACGCCTGCATCGGCCGGGCCACGGTGTTCTCACCGTACGCGGTGATCAACGGCGCGGCGCAGCTCGGCGACGAGGTGTTCCTCGGCACGCACGCCACCGTGCTGGCCGGCGTGCGTGTCGGCACGGGAGCGCAGGTGTCGGCCGGCGCCGTCGTCTATCGCGAGGTCGAGGCCTACGCCCTCGCGCAGGGCGATCCGGCGCGATCACGCGTGATGTTCGCGCCTGCGGCACCGGCCCCAGATGCATCCTGAGCGTTCGCCGCGCGCCGCGCGCAACGGCGCGTGCTGCGCATGCTGAAGCGGCTGTTCGACCTGCTGCTGGTGCTGATCGGCGCGGTGGTCTGGGTTCCCGCGCTTGCTGTCGTGGCCGTGCTCGTGCGCACGCGCCTCGGGACGCCCGTGTTCTTCCGGCAGGAGCGCCCCGGCCTGCATGGCCGGCCGTTCATGATGGTGAAGTTCCGGAGCATGACCGACGCGCGTGACGCCAGCGGCGCACTGCTCCCGGACGCCGACCGCCTGCCGCACTTCGGACGCCGGCTGCGCGCCACCTCGCTGGACGAGTTGCCGGAACTGCTGAACGTGCTGAGCGGCGAGATGAGCCTCGTCGGTCCCCGCCCGCTGCTGATGCGCTACCTGGACCGCTACACCCCGCGGCAGCGGCGGCGGCACGAGATGAAGCCGGGCATCACCGGGCTGGCGCAGGTGTCGGGCCGCAACGCGCTTGGCTGGCCGGAGCGCCTCGAGCTGGACGTGCAGTACGTGGAACGGCAGTCGTTGCTGCTGGACATCCGCATCCTCTGGCGCACCGTCATGGCCGTCGTGCGTCGCGATGGCATCAGTGCCGCCGGCGAGGCCACGATGGCCGAGTTCACCGGGGCGCCCGATGCACCCGTGACGCCGGAATCGCCGTTGCTCCGCTGATCGTGCCGTGCCACCGCCTCAGGGCCGCGTGGCCTCGAGCGCGGCGACGGCGATGCCGGTGGCGAGCAGGTGGGCGGTGCAGCGGTGGGCGAGGGCCGACTGGTGGAGGCCATCCGCCGTCAGCAGGTCGGCATAGCCGTAGCGCTGCGCATCGATTGCTGCCGACATCCAGCCGTAGCGCCGCGCCGTGCTCACGCCGAGGGAATCCGCGACACCGGTGACGAGCGCGATGTACTGGCGGTATTCCTCCGACTCGCCCGCTCCGCGGAAACGCTGCGGGTCGAGGAGGACGACGTCGATGCCGCGTTCCTGGAGGCGCGTGATCGTGCGACGGGTGTACTCACGCACGACGTCGAACGGCAGGCGCTTGAGTGCGTCGTTGGTCCCCGTCTGCAGCACCACGAGGTCCGGCGCGTGGGCAAGGACATCGCTGTCGAGGCGCGCGTCGAGCTGGTCCGACGAGTTGCCGGGAATGCCGGCATTGAGCACCGTGATCGTGCTGCCGGGAAAGCCCCGTTGCAGCATGCCCTGCAGCTGTGCGGGGTACGCCTCGTCCTGCGTGGTCAGGCCGGTGCCGAAGGTCGAGCTCGAGCCCAGTGCGACGATGGTGAGCGGCTGGCCCGCCTGGAGCCGCGCGGCACTTCGCACGAGGTTCTGGAAGTGCGGCAGCCGCTGGTCGATCAGCGGGCAACTCCTCGCATCGTCACCACCCATGATCGCGCCGGGCAGGGTCACGACGCGGAAGGTCACGGGTGCCCCGTTGCCGACGCGCACGTCCACCTGGTACGGACGGGCATCGCGCGCCAGCCACCGTGGCAGGCGCACGCGACCTGTGGTGTCGGTGCGCAGGATTCCGCTCGTGATCTCGAGGGCGCCGGCGGTGGCGCTGTAGCGGACGCGGGTGCGGACGAGGGCACGACCGACGGAATCGCGGACACGCACCACCGCGGGAGCCGGAGCGTCGGCCACGGACGACACGTACTGCAGGGTCGGGGATTCCGCCGCGAGGACGGCTGGAATGTCGGTCTCAGGGCCGGCGGGGTGGCCGTTCCGGCAGCCTGCGAGGCCCAGCAGGGCGGTCAGGACGGGCAGGGTGCCGATGGCGCGGGTGCAGGGGCGCCGTCTGCCTGGCGAACGGCTGGCTGGCTCGGTGCGGAAGGACACGTGCCGTGCTCCGGGAACGAGGCGATCGCTGCGCGTGCATGATACGGACATGCGCAGTCGAGGGCTTCGTCGCCGCCGAGCTCAGCAATAAGCTGGCGGCGGGTCGTTCCGGGCACAAGGGGTCAGGCCACGTGTCGCGCGCGCTCCGGGGTGGCCTCCGCCCCCGCCACGGCCAGGACGGCCTCGGCAGGGGAGAGCTGCGGGGCCGGGGCAGCCCAGAACCGGAGGCGCTTGCCGAGCCACCGGGTGAGCGGTTCCACGACCTTCTCGTGGGCATGCAGTGCGACCACACCCGAGATCGCGACATAGAGCAGCGCCAGCACCAGCTCCCACAGGCTGGAGCTCTCCGGTCGTCCACCGAAGAGCAGCGGACGGCCGACGACCAGGTTGCGGGCGATGATCAGGCCGGCGAGCGGGACACCGTGCAGCAGGTAGAGCGAGAAGCCGGCCCCGCCGAGCCGCTGGAAGACCGGGCGGCCGAGCCAGCGGGTGAGCGCCGAGCCAAGGCGTGCCAGTGGCGTCTGCGGCGCATCGGTGCCTGCGCGCTGCGCCGCACCGATCTCCGTCAGGCCGAGGAACAGCAGGCAGGCAATCGGGATGACGATGCCGTTGTGCATCAGCACGTACGGCACGACGACGGTGTTGAGGATGCAGGCGACCAGCAGCGCGACGACGCCGATGGAGAGGATCACCTGTGCACGCGCGGCGATCCAGCCGGCATACCCGCGATGCACGCGCGCGAGCAGCACCCCGACGAGGAATTCCGGGATCCGGACGAGCGGATTGGTGTGCAGCCACGAGAGCCAGTAGTCGGTGGCGGTGTGGTCCGCGTTCGACTCCCCGTGCACGAGCAGCACCACGGTGGCGACCGACAGGCTGAACGTGATGCCTGCGACGAGCCCGGCGAGCGCCGCGCGCGGCGTCAGCCTGGCGATGCGCGGACCGATCCACGGGAACAGCGCCCAGCTCGTGAGCAGCACGGTCATGGTCCACGACGGATCGTTGAGGTCCCACACGTAGGTGGGGAACCACGCCTGCTGGCCGAGCAGGTTCACGCCGATGGAGGCCGCGACGTCACCCCACGGCCGGTCACCGTGTGCGAGGATGAACTGCGGGATGCGCAGCGCCTGCGTGAGCACGAGCAGCGGCGCAAAGCGGAGGAGCCGGCTGCGCCAGAGGCTCTTCGC carries:
- a CDS encoding acetyltransferase: MRLIIVGAGGFGREVLQYVRDRGVDEVVGFVDDRAESVLAAPGLPPWLGSLETHVLDAAAQYVIGIGKPSVRAAIASRLEAAGAVFGSVVHPTAYVPPTATLGRGCVVAPGAHVGPYAVLGDHAVLNVLASVGHDACIGRATVFSPYAVINGAAQLGDEVFLGTHATVLAGVRVGTGAQVSAGAVVYREVEAYALAQGDPARSRVMFAPAAPAPDAS
- a CDS encoding acyltransferase; the encoded protein is MTPATQTPPSTNQASTAPRPDGRALSITGSQRRITGSQPSVRRSLTPPTVRAVGITHQPPEAAAAPRLAAGPDRKGAMAPITGLRWVVSLWVVLLHTSFGAIAADIAPRYVAQGGILALAGYILAALGRFAAFAFAGTSLFLVLGGYALAVGTLSPEHGGMTRSAKSLWRSRLLRFAPLLVLTQALRIPQFILAHGDRPWGDVAASIGVNLLGQQAWFPTYVWDLNDPSWTMTVLLTSWALFPWIGPRIARLTPRAALAGLVAGITFSLSVATVVLLVHGESNADHTATDYWLSWLHTNPLVRIPEFLVGVLLARVHRGYAGWIAARAQVILSIGVVALLVACILNTVVVPYVLMHNGIVIPIACLLFLGLTEIGAAQRAGTDAPQTPLARLGSALTRWLGRPVFQRLGGAGFSLYLLHGVPLAGLIIARNLVVGRPLLFGGRPESSSLWELVLALLYVAISGVVALHAHEKVVEPLTRWLGKRLRFWAAPAPQLSPAEAVLAVAGAEATPERARHVA
- a CDS encoding acyl-protein synthetase is translated as MSRTIEELLAAPVFGSSQAEKEATLLPLLNALTAHHAAHCAPYDRLLAGTGATRVASRLADVPWLPVGLFKSHELVSVGAPDVFKVMTSSGTTGQAVSRIILDQRTADLQTRALVRIMTHVLGPDRLPMLVLDTKSIIRNRTQFAARGAGVLGMMTFGRNAVWALDDEMDLDIPAVEAFLAKHGNAPFLMFGFTFMAWKYFIQRLADRGLDLSQGILVHSGGWKKLQDEAVDNATFRARLQAMTGLHRIYNFYGMVEQVGSVFLEGDDGFLYPPAFADVIIRDPETWDEAPVGTPGVIQVLSALPHSYPGHSILTEDMGIVHSVDANTTGRGGKAFTVIGRAPRAELRGCSDVHAFAAST
- a CDS encoding sugar transferase, translating into MLKRLFDLLLVLIGAVVWVPALAVVAVLVRTRLGTPVFFRQERPGLHGRPFMMVKFRSMTDARDASGALLPDADRLPHFGRRLRATSLDELPELLNVLSGEMSLVGPRPLLMRYLDRYTPRQRRRHEMKPGITGLAQVSGRNALGWPERLELDVQYVERQSLLLDIRILWRTVMAVVRRDGISAAGEATMAEFTGAPDAPVTPESPLLR